The nucleotide window GTGCACCGCTTGCGCGAACGCCTGCTCGCCCCGCTCACCGAGCGCGAGCAGACGCAGTTCATGCGCCTGCTGGACAAGCTCGTCATCGAGAACAACGCGCAAAGCCGCGCCCCGCTGGCCCGGCCCGACGCCGCCTGAGGCGGTTTGAATTTTAGGCTGGCGCGCTGTTCTGCAGGTCCAACCCCGACAGCAAAGCCGGGGTCAGAAAGGAGTGCTGGCCTGCATGCCAGTACCGTTCCGCAGGCGCGACGCATGCTTCGCGAAACCCCTGCTCCACCCCGCCGGGTCCGACCCCAGGTTTGCAGTGGGGTTGTTCTCGGCCGCCATGGCCCGCTAAAAAGTGCTAGGCCACCGCCACCAGCCGGTCCAGTTTCGCACCATCGTCCAGCAGTTCGCGGCTGTCCGAGTCGTGCACGATGCAGCCCCGGTCCAGCACGATGGCGCGCTGCGTCAGCGACAGGGCCAGCCGGGCGTGCTGTTCGACGACGATCACCGACAGGCCCTCGTCGCGCACCAGCTTGCGGATGACGGCCAGCAGTTCCTGCACGATGATCGGCGCCAGGCCCTCCATGGGCTCATCGAGCAGCAGCATGCGCGGGTTGGTCATCAGGGCGCGGGCGATCGCGACCATCTGCTGTTCGCCGCCGGACAGCTGGTTGCCCATATTGGTGCGCCGCTCCTGCAGGCGCGGGAAGACCTCGTAGATCTTCTTCACATCCCACCGCCCCGGCCGCGCCACCACCGTCAGGTGTTCCTCGACCGTCAGCGACGGGTACATATGCCGTTCCTGCGGCACCCACCCGAGACCGGCGCGCGCCCGCTTGTAGGGCGCCACGCGGGCGATGTCCTTGCCGGCCCACCGGATCGCGCCCTTGTGCAGGCGCGTCAGGCCCATCAGCGTGGTGAGCAGGCTGGTCTTGCCGACGCCGTTGCGGCCCAGCAGGGCCAGGCTGTCGCCCTCGTTCAGCGCGAACGACACGTCTTCCAGCACGATGGATTCGCCGTAGCCGGCGGTCACGCGGTCCACCGCCAGCAGTTCAGTCATGGCCACCCTCCCCCAGGTACACTTCCTTCACGCGCGGGTCGGCGGCGATTTCGGCCGGCGTCCCTTCCGTCAACACCTTGCCGCCCACCAGCACCGTGATGCGCTCGGCGAACTTGAAGACCAGCCCCATGTCGTGCTCGATGAACAGGATCGTCACGTCGCGCGGCAGGCCGGCGATCACTTCGAACAGCTCGCGGCTTTCCGCCTGCGGGATGCCGGCCGCCGGTTCGTCGAGCAGCAGGATCTTCGGCTGCGTGGCCAGCGCCAGCGCGATTTCCACCAGCCGCTGCTTGCCGTAGGCCATGCTGCGCGTGATGCTGTTGGCCTGGTCGGCCAGGCGCAGCGAGTGCAGCAGCGCCATCGCTTCGTCGACCATGTCGTGGTGCCGCGCCACGGTTTTCCACCATACGTTCTGCAAGCCGCGCCGCTCGCCGATGGCTAGCACCACCGATTCCAGCACGGTCAATCCGGCGAACAGCGTGTTGATCTGGAAGGTGCGGGTCATGCCGCGTTTCACGCGCTGGTGCTGGGCCAGCCCGGTGATGTCCTCGCCGCCCAGGAACACGCGGCCGCTAGTCGGCGCGAAGCCGCCCGTCAGCAGGTTGATGAAAGTGGTCTTGCCGGCGCCGTTCGGGCCGATCAAAGCATGGCGGGCGCCGGGCGTGAAGGTCAGCGACACGTCGCTGTTGGCCTTGAAGGCACCCCAGCTCTTCGACAGGCCTTCGGTGCGCAATGTAGTATCAACTGCGGTGGTATCGAATGCGGTGGTATCGCTCATTTGTTCTCCTTCCGTTCGCGCATGCGTTCCAGCATATTGGCGAAGCCGCCGACGATGCCGCCCTTGGCGAACATCACGATGCACACCAGCAGCAGGCCGATCCAGAATTGCCAGTAGGTGGGATTGATGCCGGCGATCTTGTCCTGCGCGATCATGAACACGGCCGCGCCGATCAGCGCGCCGTACAGGCGCCCCGTGCCGCCCAGTACCAGCATGATCAGCAGCTCCGCCGAGCGGGGGAAGCCCAGCATGTCGAGGCCGACGAATTGCGTGGTCTGCGCCAGCAGCGCACCGGCGATGCCGGCCACCACGGCGCCCACCGTGAAGATCGCACGCAGCCGCGAGTTGACGTCCGCGCCGATGGCCGGCATGCGGCGCCCGCCTTCGCGGATGCCCCGCAGGCCCAGGCCGAACGGCGAGTTCACCAGCCGGCGCAGTACCAGGAACACGAGGAACAGCACCACGTAGCTGTACACGAAGCCGGTCTTCCCTTCCAGGTCGAATTCGAACGTGCCCAGCAGGTTACTTACCATCATGCCGGACAGTCCATCGACGCCGCCGGTCAGCCACGACGCCTTGTTGGCGGCTTCGAACAGCATCAGGCCGATGCCCAGCGTGACCATCAGCCGCGTCAGGTCCTGGCCGCGTACCACGAGGAAGCTGACGATCCAGCCGAACAGCCCGGCGACAACGGCGCCGGCCAGCAGGCCGGTGACCGGCTCGCCCCAGCCATGCACCGCCAGCAGCCCGGCCGTGTAGGCGCCCAGGCCGAAGAACGCCGCGTGACCCAGCGACACGATGCCCGCGTAGCCGAGGATCAGGTCCAAGGACAGCGCGAACAGGCCGACGATCATGATCTGGCTGGTCAGCACCAGGTATTGCGGGAACAGGAACCAGCTGGCCACGGGCAGCAGCCAGAAGACGATTTCCAGCGGATGCCAGCGGCCATCGGGCAGGCGCGGGGGACGAACAACCGCCGCGGCGCGTGGCGCCGCATCCCCGGCGACTTCCACCTTCGAGAGAGCCGCTTTTGAAAGAACACTCATGCTTTCCTCCTGATCAGGCCAGCCGGGAAGGCCAGCAGCAGCACCACCATCAGCGCATAGATGACGAACGCGCCGATTTCCGGCACGTAGTACTTGCCGGCCACGTCGAACACGCCCAGCACGATGGCGGCCAGCAGCGGGCCGGTGATGGTACCCGCGCCGCCCACGGCGACGACTAGCAGGAAGTACACCATGTACTTGACGGGGAAGCTGGGGTCCAGCCCCAGCACGTCGATGCCCAGGCCGCCGCCCAGGCCGGCCAGGCCGGAACCCAGCGCGAACGTCAGGCTGAACACGCGGCTGACATTGATGCCCAGGCCCTCGGAAGCGGTGTGGTTGTCGACCGATGCGCGGATCTGCGCGCCGAAGCGGGTGCGCTCGATCAGGAGCCCGAGCAGGGCGGTGACGACGATGACGACGCCGATCAGGAACAGCCGGTAGCTGCCCACGTCCAGGCCGAACAGCGAGACCTGCCCGCGCAGCCACTCCGGCAGCGTGACGGGTTGCTGCGTGGGGCCGAAGAAGTACGTGGCCCCGGCCACCGCCATGAAGGTCAGGCCGATCGAGAACAGCACCTGGTCCAGGTGGCTGGCCTTGTACAGCCGGCGGTACAGCGTGCGCTCGAGAAGGAAGCCGACGAATGCCGCGGACAGGAACGCCAGCGGCAAGGTGGCCAGGAATGGCACGCCGGCGCGATCGAGCAGCATCACGCAGACATAGCCGCCCAGCATCGCGAACGCGCCGTGGGCCAGGTTAATGAAATTCATCATGCCCATCGTGACCGACAGGCCGACACTGATCATGAACAGCAGGCTGCCGTACGCCACGCCGTCGAACAGGACGCCGATCATCGCCGGCCTCCGTAAAGGATATGCATAGTTGTCTCCTCGATTCTCCAAGATCGCTCGCATGGCCGCCGCTCTCTGTCGGCTGGCCACGCTACTGATACCGCTGCTTGCTTACATGCGCTTTACACCTTCGTCAAAGCACGCATTCAAATGCATGCCGTCAAACCCGCTCGATGACGATGGCGATGCCCTGCCCCACGCCGATACACATGGTACACAATGCAAAGCGCCCGCCGCCACGGTGCAGCTGGTTCATCGCCGTTGTCACCAGGCGCGCACCGCTCATGCCCAGCGGGTGGCCCAGCGCGATCGCGCCGCCCCACGGGTTGACGCGCGGGTCGTCCTGCGACAGGCCCAGTTCGCGCAGCACGGCAATGCCCTGCGACGCGAACGCTTCGTTCAGTTCGATGATGTCGAACTGGTCCAGCGTCATGCCCAGGTTGGCCAGCAGCTTCTTCGTGGCCGGCGCGGGGCCGATGCCCATCACGCGGGGCGCCACGCCGGCCGTGGCCATGCCGACGATGCGCGCCTTCGGCACCAGGCCATGCGCGGCGGCGGATTTCTCGTTGGCCAGCAGCAGCGCGCAGGCGCCGTCGTTGACGCCGGACGCGTTGCCCGCGGTGACGGTACCGTCCGGGCGCACCACCCCTTTCAGTTTCGCCAGCGCTTCCAGCGTGGTGGCACGCGGATGCTCGTCGCGGGAGAACACGACCGGCTCGCCCTTCTTGGCGGGGATGGTCACCGCCATGATCTCGGCATCGAAACAGCCCGCTTCCTGCGCCGCCACCACGCGCTGCTGGCTTGCGAGCGCGAAGCGGTCCTGGTCCTCGCGGCTGATGCCGAAGTCCGTGGCGACGTTTTCCGCCGTCTCCGGCATCGAGTCGGTGCCATACAGCTTCTTCATCAGCGGGTTCGGGAAGCGCCAGCCGATCGTGGTGTCGTAGATGGCCGCGTTGCGCGAGAAGGCGCTGTCGGCCTTGCCCATCACGAACGGCGCGCGCGTCATCGATTCCACGCCGCCGGCCAGCATCAGCGCCGTGTCGCCGGAACGGATCGAGCGCGCGGCGAGGCCCACGGCATCCATGCCGGAGCCGCACAGGCGGTTGACGGTGGTGCCGGGCACGCCCTGCGGCAGGCCCGCCAGCAGTGCCGACATGCGCGCCACGTTGCGGTTGTCTTCGCCGGCCTGGTTGGCGCAGCCGTAGATCACGTCGTCGATGGCTTCCCAGTCGACGGTGGGATTGCGGCGCACCAGCTCGGCCAGCGGCAGCGCGCCCAGGTCGTCGGCGCGCAGGTCCTTCAGGGCACCGCCGTAGCGGCCGATCGGGGTGCGGATCGCGTCGCAGATGAAGGCTTCGGTCATTTCGTGTTCTCCGTTGCTGTGCCGGCGAGGCCGGCGATGAGCGGCGCGGCGGTGCGCTGTTGCAGTTCCTCGAAGGTCAGGCCGTCGACCATTTCACGCACGACGAGGCCGTCGGACGTCACGTCGATCACGGCCAGGTCCGTGTAGATCCGGTTGACGCAGCCGATGCCGGTCAGCGGATAGGTGCACTGCTCGACGATCTTGCTTTCGCCGGACTTGGTCTGGTGGTCCGTCATCACGAACACCTGGCGCGCGCCGATGGCGAGATCCATCGCTCCGCCCACGGCGGGGATCGCATCCGGCGCACCGGTATGCCAGTTGGCCAGGTCGCCGGTGGCGGACACCTGGAACGCGCCCAGCACGCAGATATCGAGGTGGCCGCCGCGCATCATCGCGAACGAATCGCCATGGTGGAAGTAGGCGCCGCCCGTCAGCAGCGTGACCGGCTGCTTGCCGGCGTTGATCAGGTCTTCGTCTTCTTCGCCGGGCGCGGGCGCCGGGCCCATGCCCAGCAGGCCGTTTTCGCTGTGCAGGAAGATCTCGCGGTCGGCCGGCAGGTAGTTCGCCACCATCGTCGGCAGGCCGATGCCCAGGTTGACGTAGGCGCCTTCATGGATGTCCTGCGCGACACGTTTCGCCATAGCGTCCCGGCTCATTTTCTGGATGGTCATTGCTTGCCTCCCTGTGCTTCTTCCTGCACCACGCGTTGCACGAAGATGCCCGGGGTGACGATGTGTTCGGGGTCCAGCTCGCCCAGTTCGACGATGCGCGTGACCTGTGCGATGGTGACCTTGGCGGCGGTGGCCATGATCGGGCCGAAGTTGCGCGCCGTCTTCCGGTACACCAGGTTGCCCCAGCGGTCGCCGTGCAGCGCCTTGATCAGCGCGAAGTCGGCGTGGATCGGCGATTCCAGTACGTAGTGCTTGCCGTTGATGGTGCGCGTTTCCTTGCCTTCGGCCAGCAGCGTGCCGTAGCCGGTGGGCGAGAAGAAGCCGCCGATGCCGGCGCCGGCGGCGCGGATACGCTCGGCCAGGTTGCCCTGCGGGGTCAGTTCCAGCTCGATCTCGCCGGCGCGGTACAGCGCGTCGAACACCTGCGAGTCCGCCTGGCGCGGGAACGAGCAGATGATCTTCCTGACCCGCTTCGCCTTCAGCAGCGCGGCCAGGCCGGTCTCGCCGTTGCCGGCATTGTTGTTGACGATGGTGAGATCGCGCGCGCCTTGCTCGATCAGCGCGTCGATCAGCGCGGCGGGCATGCCGGCATTGCCGAAGCCGCCGATCATGACGGTCGCGCCGTCATGGATGCTGGCGACGGCCTGCGCCATCGTCTCGATAGTCTTGTCGATCACGGGTGTTTCCTCCTGCCTTCAATTAGATTCCGAATGTTCGATAATCGAACTATAATCTGTTAATCGAACAGCCTCAGTGTCGCACCGGCGCCGGCGAAGGTCAAGAAAAACCGTCGGCGGCGCGGGCTGTTCCAGTAAAATCCGTCCACTTCGAAAGAGACCGATGACGACAACCACCACCAACAACGCCCCGGCCGAGCGCGAACCGACGATCGCCGAACAGATCGATGCGCTGGCCGATCCCAGCTTCATGACGTCGCTGGCGCGCGGGCTCGCCGTGCTGCAGGCGTTTTCCGATTCGCGCCGCAGCCTGACGATCGCGCAGATCAGCCAGAAGACCGGCATCCCCCGCGCCGCCGTCAGCCGCTGCCTGTACACGCTGAAGCAGCTCGGCTATGCCGATTCGGACGTCAACAATTACTCGCTGCGGCCGAAGGTGCTGACGCTCGGCTATTCCTATCTGTCGTCGACGCCGCTGACCGTGTCCGCCCAGCCCTACCTCAACCAGATCAGCCGCACGCTGAACGAATCGTGCTCGCTGGCGGTGCTGGACGATAACGAGGTGCTGTACGTGGCCCGTTCGGCGACGTCCCGCGTGATGTCCGTGGCGCTCAACACCGGCAGCCGCCTGCCCGCGTACTGCACGTCGCTGGGCCGCGTGATGCTGGCCCAGTTGCCGGAAGCCGAGCTGCAGGCCTACCTCGACAAGGTGCGCCTGAAGCCCCTCACCGAACACACGGTCACCACCCAGAAACAGTTGCGCGCGGTGCTGGCCCAGGTGCGCGAGCAGGGCTTCGCCATCAACAACGAGGAACTCGAAGTGGGCCTGCGCTCCATCGCGGTCCCCGTGCGCGGCGCCTCAGGCATCGTGCATGCCGCCCTGAACGTCGGCGCCCAGGCCGGCCGCGTCAGCGCACGGCAGATGGAAGAGCAGTTCCTGCCCGTGCTGCAGCAGGGCGCGCGGGACCTGGCGGTGCTGCTGCCCTGACGCCATCCAGCTGAGTTCGTGTCACGGTGCCTGGAGGGAGTGATGCCTTGCAAGGCATCACCGCATTGCAGGCAAGGAGCGGGGCTCCTTGAAGGCGCCGCCCTGCATGGCGGCGCCGCTCGGCAGGCGCGAAGCTGTGCTTCACGAATTCCCTGCGTCGCCCCCTGCAATGCCACCCTGACACGTGCTCGGCCATTGCTGGCTAGTTCAGAAGTGGTGCCGCAAGCCGGCCATGAGCCCACGCTGAGGCTTGCCGACGCCGACGCTGCCGCCCGCATCGAGCGCGATGGCGGCGGCGCCGTCGTTGTTCATCAGCCCCAGCGCCCCATACACAGCGGTGCGCGTGGACAGGAAATACGTCAGCCGCGCCACTGCCATGTCGGTATCGTCGCCGCTGTGCTTGACGTTCTTGCGCGCCACCTGCGCATCGACCGTCAGCAGTGGCGTGATGGGGTGGCTCACGCCCAGGTAGGCCAGCGTGGATTCGGTGACGCCGGTGACGGCGTTGGTCTTGCGGTCGATGAGGCCGGCGCCCAGCTTGGTGCCGCCGAACATCCAGTAGCCGTTGACGGTGACGCGCCGGTCGAAGTTGCTGCTGCTGGTCAGCCCGCCGGCCGCGCCGGTGTTCCCGTACAGCTTGTCGAACGAGGCATTGATGCCATACGCCTTGACTTCGTAGCCCAGCAGCGCGGTGACCTGGCGGCAGGCTTTCGAGTCGGCCGGCGATTCGCCCGCGCAGCCGGTGGCGGCGGGGCCGCCGGACGACGACGTGTCGCGCCCGAAGCTGTACGTGGCGCCGGCCACGATGCCGTCGAAGTTGCCCAGGTAGCCGATGGCGTTGTCGCTGCGCGCGTTCGGCAGGTAGGGGTCGATGCTGCCGATGGCGAACAGGTTCGGGCCCAGCACGTCCGCCTTCAGGCCGGCGATATAGGTCATGTTGACCTGGCGGCCCAGGGTCAGCGTGCCCCACTTGCCCTTCAGGCCCACGTTGGCGGCGCGGCCGAACAGGCGGTTGCCCTGCCCCATCGTGCCGGTATCGGGACCGAAGCCGCTTTCCAGCGTGAAGATGGCGGACAGGCCGCCGCCCAGGTCTTCGGTGCCGCGGAAGCCGATGCGCGACGGGAAGGAGCCCGTCAGCGATGCCACCTTCGTCACCGAATCGCCGGCGGCGTTCGTGTTGTCGACATGCGCCACCGCCGTATCGATGATGCCGTAGATCGTGACGTTGCTTTGCGCGTGCGCCGCGCCCGCGGCCAGCAGCGCCAGCGCGCCCGCCATCGCCGTTGCCATTGCGCCGCGCCCGCCCTTGCCCATGCCGGGGGCGCGCGACCGTTCGCCAGTGTTTCGGTTCATGCTGTCTCCTGTGTAGTGTTATGTTTGTTCGTACTGCTCGTTCGATCAGCGAACAATCGATTGCCTATCGAACGCTGAACCGATACTATGACCGTTACCGGCCCTTGTCAAGAATCTCAAGGAACCTGATGATTGGCGCGGTACCCACGACAAAAAAGGAGACAAGCATGAAATTCACGATCGCCGCCGTGCTGGCCGGCGCACACCTGTTCGCCCTGCCAGCGGCCCACGCGCAGGACACCATCAAGGTCGGCGTGATCGCCGCGTTTTCCGGCCCGTTCGCCGACTACGGCAAGCAGATGGAAGGCGGCATCAAGGCCTACATGGCGCAGCACGGCGACACGGTGGCCGGCAAGAAGATCCAGCTGATCCTCAAGGACACCACCGGCCCGTCGCCGGAGATCGCCAAGCGCCTGGCCCAGGAACTGGTGGTGCGCGACAAGGTGGACTTCCTGGCGGGCTTCGGCCTGACACCGGAAGCGCTGGCCGTGGCTCCCATCGCGCAGCAGGCGAAAAAGCCGATGATCATCATGAACGCGGCCACCTCGGCCATCACGACCAAGTCGAACTACATCGCGCGCTTCTCGATGACCCTGCCGCAGATCTCGGCGCCGATGGGCACCTGGGCGGCGAAGAACAAGTTGAACAAGGTGGTGACGCTGGTGGCGGACTACGGCCCCGGCCTCGATGCCGAGGCGGCGTTCAAGAAGACGCTGGAAGGCGCCGGCGGCAAGGTGACCGAATCGATCCGGGTGCCGCTGCGCAATCCGGAGTTCGCGCCGTTCATCCAGCGCATCAAGGATGCCAGGCCGGATGCGATCTTCGTGTTCGTGCCGGCCGGAGAGCAAAGCATCGCTTTCATGAAGGGCTACCGCGAACGGGGGCTGGCCGCCGCCGGCATCAAGGTGATCGCCACCGGCGACCTGACCGACGACCACGTGCTGCCGGCGATGGGCGATGCCACGCTGGGCGTCATCACCACTTTCCACTACTCGGCCGCGCACGACTCCCCCGAGAACAAGGCGTTCCTGAAGAGCTTCGCCGCCACCAACCCGCAGGGCGGCCGGCCGAACTTCATGGCCGTCGCCGCGTACGACGGCATGGCGGCGATCTATGAAGTGTCGCGCAAGCTGAATGGCACGATCGACGGCGACAAGGCGATGGCCGTGCTGAAGACCATCAAGTTGAACAGCCCGCGCGGCCCGATCGCCATCGATCCCGCCACGCGCGACATCGTGCAGACCGTGTACGTGCGCGAAGTGAAGAAGGTGGGGAACGAGGTTTACAACATCGAGTTCGACAAGTTCCCGAATATGAAGGATCCGGGCAAGCAGTAAGTCCGCCCGTAAAAATTGGGGAAATACCCTGATGCCCTTAAGTTAAGGCGACGT belongs to Pseudoduganella albidiflava and includes:
- a CDS encoding ABC transporter ATP-binding protein translates to MTELLAVDRVTAGYGESIVLEDVSFALNEGDSLALLGRNGVGKTSLLTTLMGLTRLHKGAIRWAGKDIARVAPYKRARAGLGWVPQERHMYPSLTVEEHLTVVARPGRWDVKKIYEVFPRLQERRTNMGNQLSGGEQQMVAIARALMTNPRMLLLDEPMEGLAPIIVQELLAVIRKLVRDEGLSVIVVEQHARLALSLTQRAIVLDRGCIVHDSDSRELLDDGAKLDRLVAVA
- a CDS encoding ABC transporter ATP-binding protein codes for the protein MSDTTAFDTTAVDTTLRTEGLSKSWGAFKANSDVSLTFTPGARHALIGPNGAGKTTFINLLTGGFAPTSGRVFLGGEDITGLAQHQRVKRGMTRTFQINTLFAGLTVLESVVLAIGERRGLQNVWWKTVARHHDMVDEAMALLHSLRLADQANSITRSMAYGKQRLVEIALALATQPKILLLDEPAAGIPQAESRELFEVIAGLPRDVTILFIEHDMGLVFKFAERITVLVGGKVLTEGTPAEIAADPRVKEVYLGEGGHD
- a CDS encoding branched-chain amino acid ABC transporter permease; the encoded protein is MSVLSKAALSKVEVAGDAAPRAAAVVRPPRLPDGRWHPLEIVFWLLPVASWFLFPQYLVLTSQIMIVGLFALSLDLILGYAGIVSLGHAAFFGLGAYTAGLLAVHGWGEPVTGLLAGAVVAGLFGWIVSFLVVRGQDLTRLMVTLGIGLMLFEAANKASWLTGGVDGLSGMMVSNLLGTFEFDLEGKTGFVYSYVVLFLVFLVLRRLVNSPFGLGLRGIREGGRRMPAIGADVNSRLRAIFTVGAVVAGIAGALLAQTTQFVGLDMLGFPRSAELLIMLVLGGTGRLYGALIGAAVFMIAQDKIAGINPTYWQFWIGLLLVCIVMFAKGGIVGGFANMLERMRERKENK
- a CDS encoding branched-chain amino acid ABC transporter permease; this encodes MIGVLFDGVAYGSLLFMISVGLSVTMGMMNFINLAHGAFAMLGGYVCVMLLDRAGVPFLATLPLAFLSAAFVGFLLERTLYRRLYKASHLDQVLFSIGLTFMAVAGATYFFGPTQQPVTLPEWLRGQVSLFGLDVGSYRLFLIGVVIVVTALLGLLIERTRFGAQIRASVDNHTASEGLGINVSRVFSLTFALGSGLAGLGGGLGIDVLGLDPSFPVKYMVYFLLVVAVGGAGTITGPLLAAIVLGVFDVAGKYYVPEIGAFVIYALMVVLLLAFPAGLIRRKA
- the pcaF gene encoding 3-oxoadipyl-CoA thiolase, producing MTEAFICDAIRTPIGRYGGALKDLRADDLGALPLAELVRRNPTVDWEAIDDVIYGCANQAGEDNRNVARMSALLAGLPQGVPGTTVNRLCGSGMDAVGLAARSIRSGDTALMLAGGVESMTRAPFVMGKADSAFSRNAAIYDTTIGWRFPNPLMKKLYGTDSMPETAENVATDFGISREDQDRFALASQQRVVAAQEAGCFDAEIMAVTIPAKKGEPVVFSRDEHPRATTLEALAKLKGVVRPDGTVTAGNASGVNDGACALLLANEKSAAAHGLVPKARIVGMATAGVAPRVMGIGPAPATKKLLANLGMTLDQFDIIELNEAFASQGIAVLRELGLSQDDPRVNPWGGAIALGHPLGMSGARLVTTAMNQLHRGGGRFALCTMCIGVGQGIAIVIERV
- a CDS encoding CoA transferase subunit B: MTIQKMSRDAMAKRVAQDIHEGAYVNLGIGLPTMVANYLPADREIFLHSENGLLGMGPAPAPGEEDEDLINAGKQPVTLLTGGAYFHHGDSFAMMRGGHLDICVLGAFQVSATGDLANWHTGAPDAIPAVGGAMDLAIGARQVFVMTDHQTKSGESKIVEQCTYPLTGIGCVNRIYTDLAVIDVTSDGLVVREMVDGLTFEELQQRTAAPLIAGLAGTATENTK
- a CDS encoding 3-oxoacid CoA-transferase subunit A; the encoded protein is MAQAVASIHDGATVMIGGFGNAGMPAALIDALIEQGARDLTIVNNNAGNGETGLAALLKAKRVRKIICSFPRQADSQVFDALYRAGEIELELTPQGNLAERIRAAGAGIGGFFSPTGYGTLLAEGKETRTINGKHYVLESPIHADFALIKALHGDRWGNLVYRKTARNFGPIMATAAKVTIAQVTRIVELGELDPEHIVTPGIFVQRVVQEEAQGGKQ
- a CDS encoding IclR family transcriptional regulator domain-containing protein codes for the protein MTTTTTNNAPAEREPTIAEQIDALADPSFMTSLARGLAVLQAFSDSRRSLTIAQISQKTGIPRAAVSRCLYTLKQLGYADSDVNNYSLRPKVLTLGYSYLSSTPLTVSAQPYLNQISRTLNESCSLAVLDDNEVLYVARSATSRVMSVALNTGSRLPAYCTSLGRVMLAQLPEAELQAYLDKVRLKPLTEHTVTTQKQLRAVLAQVREQGFAINNEELEVGLRSIAVPVRGASGIVHAALNVGAQAGRVSARQMEEQFLPVLQQGARDLAVLLP
- a CDS encoding porin gives rise to the protein MATAMAGALALLAAGAAHAQSNVTIYGIIDTAVAHVDNTNAAGDSVTKVASLTGSFPSRIGFRGTEDLGGGLSAIFTLESGFGPDTGTMGQGNRLFGRAANVGLKGKWGTLTLGRQVNMTYIAGLKADVLGPNLFAIGSIDPYLPNARSDNAIGYLGNFDGIVAGATYSFGRDTSSSGGPAATGCAGESPADSKACRQVTALLGYEVKAYGINASFDKLYGNTGAAGGLTSSSNFDRRVTVNGYWMFGGTKLGAGLIDRKTNAVTGVTESTLAYLGVSHPITPLLTVDAQVARKNVKHSGDDTDMAVARLTYFLSTRTAVYGALGLMNNDGAAAIALDAGGSVGVGKPQRGLMAGLRHHF
- a CDS encoding ABC transporter substrate-binding protein codes for the protein MKFTIAAVLAGAHLFALPAAHAQDTIKVGVIAAFSGPFADYGKQMEGGIKAYMAQHGDTVAGKKIQLILKDTTGPSPEIAKRLAQELVVRDKVDFLAGFGLTPEALAVAPIAQQAKKPMIIMNAATSAITTKSNYIARFSMTLPQISAPMGTWAAKNKLNKVVTLVADYGPGLDAEAAFKKTLEGAGGKVTESIRVPLRNPEFAPFIQRIKDARPDAIFVFVPAGEQSIAFMKGYRERGLAAAGIKVIATGDLTDDHVLPAMGDATLGVITTFHYSAAHDSPENKAFLKSFAATNPQGGRPNFMAVAAYDGMAAIYEVSRKLNGTIDGDKAMAVLKTIKLNSPRGPIAIDPATRDIVQTVYVREVKKVGNEVYNIEFDKFPNMKDPGKQ